Proteins encoded in a region of the Mixophyes fleayi isolate aMixFle1 chromosome 5, aMixFle1.hap1, whole genome shotgun sequence genome:
- the TRIB1 gene encoding tribbles homolog 1 isoform X1 codes for MIANVQRQSRLGAPGLAPCRAPHSKRLLESDEPPAKCPRLSESPPDSGLLPSPGSPHPPALHSASPQHQGPTCIGNYLLLPAGDRENVSRALNLHTGEELQCKVFPLKHYQKKIQPYVHLPWHQNITGIVEIIQGECKAYVFFDKEFGDMHSYVRRCKRLGEEQAAKLFKQIISAVFHCHRSSIVLGDLKLRKFVFSDKERTQLRLESLEDAHIMKAGDDALSDKHGCPAYVSPEILNTTGTYSGRSADVWSLGVMLFTLLVGRYPFHDSDPSSLFSKIRRGQFCIPDHVSPKARCLIRSLLRKEPSERLTAEEILLHPWFEAASQASYADQEPSSTDQLVPDVPQNCDDLDSFFC; via the exons ATGATTGCCAACGTGCAGAGACAGAGCCGGCTGGGGGCCCCCGGGCTGGCTCCTTGCAGAGCCCCTCACTCCAAGAGGCTGCTGGAAAGCGATGAGCCCCCTGCAAAGTGCCCCCGGCTCAGCGAGTCCCCCCCAGACAGCGGGTTGCTGCCCTCTCCCGGCTCCCCTCACCCCCCGGCTCTGCACAGCGCGTCCCCCCAACACCAAGGACCTACCTGTATAGGGAACTACCTGCTGCTACCCGCTGGGGACCGGGAGAACGTGTCCAGAGCCCTCAATCTACACACTGGAGAGGAGCTGCAGTGCAAG GTCTTTCCCCTAAAGCACTACCAGAAAAAAATACAGCCTTATGTGCATTTACCCTGGCATCAAAACATCACTGGGATTGTCGAGATCATTCAAGGGGAGTGCAAAGCATATGTGTTTTTCGATAAGGAGTTTGGTGACATGCACTCCTACGTGCGGAGGTGTAAGAGGCTGGGGGAAGAACAGGCAGCCAAACTATTCAAACAAATCATCAGTGCGGTTTTCCACTGTCATCGATCTTCCATCGTCCTGGGAGACCTCAAGCTAAGGAAGTTTGTGTTCTCTGACAAAGAGAG gACTCAGCTCAGATTGGAGAGCCTGGAGGATGCTCATATCATGAAAGCCGGCGATGACGCCTTGTCAGACAAACACGGGTGCCCGGCTTACGTCAGCCCCGAGATCCTGAACACAACAGGGACTTATTCCGGGAGATCGGCCGATGTTTGGAGTCTTGGCGTGATGCTTTTCACTCTGCTAGTAGGACGCTATCCTTTCCACGACTCGGACCCCAGCTCCCTCTTTTCAAAAATTCGACGCGGACAGTTCTGTATCCCCGACCACGTTTCCCCCAAAGCCAGGTGCCTTATACGGAGTCTGTTGAGGAAAGAACCATCCGAGAGACTCACAGCAGAGGAGATCTTATTACACCCCTGGTTTGAGGCAGCGTCTCAGGCCAGTTATGCGGATCAGGAACCGAGTAGCACAGACCAGCTGGTGCCGGACGTCCCACAGAACTGTGACGATCTCGACTCTTTCTTCTGCTAG
- the TRIB1 gene encoding tribbles homolog 1 isoform X2, producing the protein MHSYVRRCKRLGEEQAAKLFKQIISAVFHCHRSSIVLGDLKLRKFVFSDKERTQLRLESLEDAHIMKAGDDALSDKHGCPAYVSPEILNTTGTYSGRSADVWSLGVMLFTLLVGRYPFHDSDPSSLFSKIRRGQFCIPDHVSPKARCLIRSLLRKEPSERLTAEEILLHPWFEAASQASYADQEPSSTDQLVPDVPQNCDDLDSFFC; encoded by the exons ATGCACTCCTACGTGCGGAGGTGTAAGAGGCTGGGGGAAGAACAGGCAGCCAAACTATTCAAACAAATCATCAGTGCGGTTTTCCACTGTCATCGATCTTCCATCGTCCTGGGAGACCTCAAGCTAAGGAAGTTTGTGTTCTCTGACAAAGAGAG gACTCAGCTCAGATTGGAGAGCCTGGAGGATGCTCATATCATGAAAGCCGGCGATGACGCCTTGTCAGACAAACACGGGTGCCCGGCTTACGTCAGCCCCGAGATCCTGAACACAACAGGGACTTATTCCGGGAGATCGGCCGATGTTTGGAGTCTTGGCGTGATGCTTTTCACTCTGCTAGTAGGACGCTATCCTTTCCACGACTCGGACCCCAGCTCCCTCTTTTCAAAAATTCGACGCGGACAGTTCTGTATCCCCGACCACGTTTCCCCCAAAGCCAGGTGCCTTATACGGAGTCTGTTGAGGAAAGAACCATCCGAGAGACTCACAGCAGAGGAGATCTTATTACACCCCTGGTTTGAGGCAGCGTCTCAGGCCAGTTATGCGGATCAGGAACCGAGTAGCACAGACCAGCTGGTGCCGGACGTCCCACAGAACTGTGACGATCTCGACTCTTTCTTCTGCTAG